Proteins found in one Bacillus subtilis subsp. subtilis str. 168 genomic segment:
- the yjbO gene encoding pseudouridylate synthase (Evidence 2b: Function from indirect experimental evidences (e.g. phenotypes); Product type e: enzyme) — MTVKEYAGELGISKRLLTDIKFGGGDLQINGEHVTVKYVLKEGDLLIVKFPEEQVSETLLAEPVPLDILYEDEHVLVINKQPYVSSIPSREHPSGSIANGIIDHYQTTGVRATVHLVTRLDRDTSGIMLVAKHRFAHSILSSAQKNGLVKRRYAAVVHGRMAQMEGTVDAPIGRHPDSIIERTVTPDGQKAVTHFYVTCANDDMTSVALQLETGRTHQIRVHMSYLGHPLCGDTLYGGTRQEIGRQALHSEHLSFIHPLTQENMRFHAPLPQDMSKLIKGENH; from the coding sequence ATGACTGTAAAAGAATATGCCGGTGAACTGGGAATTTCGAAACGTCTGCTGACCGATATTAAGTTTGGCGGGGGAGACCTGCAGATTAACGGTGAGCATGTGACGGTCAAATACGTTTTGAAAGAGGGAGATCTTCTTATCGTGAAGTTTCCTGAGGAGCAGGTGAGCGAGACGCTGTTGGCAGAGCCTGTTCCGCTCGATATCCTTTATGAGGATGAACATGTGCTTGTGATAAACAAGCAGCCGTATGTGTCATCAATCCCTTCGAGAGAGCACCCCTCCGGCAGCATTGCCAATGGAATTATTGATCATTATCAAACAACCGGAGTGAGGGCGACAGTTCATCTTGTCACCCGGTTAGACCGGGATACATCAGGTATCATGCTTGTTGCCAAGCATCGATTTGCCCACTCCATTTTATCGTCTGCGCAAAAAAACGGCCTTGTGAAACGCCGGTATGCGGCAGTGGTTCACGGGCGGATGGCACAGATGGAGGGAACAGTCGATGCTCCGATTGGCAGACATCCTGACAGTATTATTGAACGGACGGTAACGCCAGACGGCCAGAAGGCTGTTACTCATTTTTACGTCACATGTGCAAATGATGACATGACCTCGGTGGCATTGCAGCTTGAGACTGGACGAACCCATCAAATTCGTGTTCATATGAGCTATCTCGGGCACCCGTTGTGCGGCGATACACTGTACGGCGGAACGAGACAGGAAATTGGCCGGCAGGCTCTGCACAGCGAGCATCTTTCGTTTATCCATCCGCTGACACAGGAGAACATGAGGTTTCATGCTCCACTGCCTCAGGACATGAGCAAACTGATAAAAGGAGAGAATCATTGA
- the prpE gene encoding phosphorylated protein phosphatase E and diadenosine-polyphosphate hydrolase (Evidence 1a: Function from experimental evidences in the studied strain; PubMedId: 12059787, 16740944, 21092197, 23824080, 28516732; Product type e: enzyme): MAYDIISDIHGCYDEMTALIQKLGYTIKNGVPVHEEGRVLVFAGDLTDRGPKSIEVIRFVAGAYEKGAVRYVPGNHCNKLYRYLKGNPVKVMHGLETTAAELEELSKDEKKSVSEQFMKLYETAPLYDILHNGELVVAHAGIRADDIGKYTRRVKDFVLYGDVTGETYPDGRPIRRDWAAAYNGKAWVVYGHTPVKEPRKVNRTINIDTGCVFGNQLTGFRFPEIETVSVPSSLPYDESRFRPI; the protein is encoded by the coding sequence ATGGCTTACGATATCATCAGCGATATTCATGGCTGCTATGACGAAATGACTGCATTAATCCAAAAGCTTGGCTATACAATCAAAAATGGAGTACCTGTCCATGAAGAAGGCAGGGTGCTTGTTTTTGCCGGAGATTTAACTGACAGAGGGCCCAAATCGATAGAGGTCATCCGATTTGTAGCCGGCGCTTACGAAAAAGGCGCTGTGCGTTATGTCCCGGGAAACCATTGCAATAAATTATATCGTTACTTAAAAGGAAATCCGGTAAAAGTGATGCATGGTCTCGAAACAACAGCGGCAGAGCTTGAGGAACTTTCCAAAGATGAGAAAAAATCAGTCAGCGAACAGTTTATGAAGCTGTACGAAACAGCGCCGCTTTACGACATCTTACATAATGGAGAATTAGTTGTCGCCCATGCTGGCATAAGAGCTGACGATATCGGCAAATATACCCGCAGAGTGAAGGACTTTGTGCTTTACGGTGACGTGACGGGTGAAACATATCCGGACGGCAGACCCATCAGGCGTGATTGGGCGGCAGCCTATAACGGAAAGGCTTGGGTGGTATACGGTCATACACCTGTGAAAGAGCCTCGGAAGGTCAATCGCACCATCAACATTGATACAGGCTGCGTGTTCGGAAATCAACTGACAGGCTTTCGCTTTCCAGAAATAGAAACCGTCTCTGTTCCAAGCTCCCTGCCTTACGACGAATCAAGATTTCGCCCCATATAA
- the kefQ gene encoding gated K+/H+ antiporter (Evidence 2a: Function from experimental evidences in other organisms; PubMedId: 15849754, 16850406, 21742892, 24330391; Product type t: transporter) has protein sequence MAHTSVASLVVVLIVAFLTPILLHRFKLSIPVVVAEIIMGLIIGKSGLNLVVEGDTWLQTLSMLGFIFLMFLSGLEIDFSSFEKGKKKQFLPNGKEAPNTFAAASVIFVGIFILSLLLSYGFVLAGFIQNAFLMTLIISTISLGVVVPTLKEERIMNSNIGQIILLVAVIADLATMILLAVFSSLYGEDSGNMWLLMILFAAGVVLYFFGRVFKHRSFVQSMSKGTIQIGTRAIFTLIIVLVALSESLGAENILGAFLAGVLVSLLSPNKELVQQLDSFGYGFLIPIFFVMVGVKLDIWTLFQDKTILIMIPLLLLALLVSKIIPVMYLKKWYDNRTIFASGFLLTSTLSLVIAAATIGQQLHVISTNMSGALILVAVIASIFTPICFKKLYKREEQPEEKKTITFIGANQMTLPVTLELPEEEYDVRVVHVYQENAEEKLSESVFAVETISDYEHETLESLGIFETDILVVATGNEDMNADIALLAKDKGTERVIASVGSPEHEAALKEQGISIFSILLSTKTLLRALIEAPGVMKLLTNQESSLYQINMENSKYDGVILREFPLTGDVIFVRIFRGVDSIVPHGDTRLKLGDRLIVTGSRGYVTDLKKTLEG, from the coding sequence ATGGCGCATACATCTGTCGCATCTTTAGTTGTTGTACTTATCGTTGCATTTTTGACACCCATCCTTTTGCATCGGTTTAAACTCAGCATCCCGGTTGTTGTTGCTGAAATCATTATGGGGCTGATAATTGGGAAAAGCGGCCTTAATTTAGTTGTGGAGGGTGACACCTGGCTCCAGACACTCTCTATGCTCGGATTTATCTTTTTAATGTTTTTAAGCGGGCTTGAAATTGATTTTTCGTCGTTTGAGAAAGGAAAGAAAAAGCAGTTCCTGCCGAATGGCAAGGAAGCGCCGAATACGTTTGCTGCGGCATCTGTTATTTTCGTCGGTATTTTTATTTTATCATTGCTCTTGTCCTATGGGTTCGTCTTGGCCGGATTTATCCAAAATGCATTTTTGATGACCCTGATTATTTCAACGATTTCATTAGGCGTTGTCGTTCCAACATTAAAAGAAGAACGGATCATGAATTCGAATATCGGGCAGATTATTTTGCTTGTTGCTGTTATTGCTGATTTGGCCACGATGATTCTTCTTGCTGTTTTTTCTTCTTTATACGGAGAGGACAGCGGAAACATGTGGCTCCTGATGATTCTGTTTGCGGCCGGAGTGGTGCTTTACTTTTTCGGCCGGGTCTTCAAACATCGCTCTTTTGTTCAATCCATGTCAAAAGGGACGATCCAGATCGGGACGCGTGCCATTTTTACGTTAATCATTGTACTCGTTGCCCTGTCTGAATCACTTGGGGCGGAAAATATTCTCGGCGCTTTCTTAGCGGGGGTTCTTGTTTCCCTGCTTTCGCCAAACAAAGAACTTGTTCAGCAGCTGGACTCATTCGGTTATGGGTTCTTAATACCGATTTTCTTCGTGATGGTCGGTGTGAAGCTTGATATTTGGACTCTTTTCCAGGATAAAACAATTTTAATCATGATTCCGCTCCTGCTGCTTGCGCTGTTAGTCAGCAAAATCATTCCTGTCATGTACTTAAAGAAGTGGTATGATAACCGAACCATTTTCGCGTCTGGTTTCCTGCTGACATCAACGCTTTCGCTCGTGATTGCTGCTGCAACAATCGGCCAGCAGCTTCACGTGATCAGTACAAATATGTCAGGAGCGCTAATTTTAGTAGCCGTCATTGCAAGTATTTTTACGCCGATCTGTTTTAAAAAATTATACAAACGGGAAGAGCAGCCGGAGGAGAAAAAGACGATTACGTTCATTGGCGCCAATCAAATGACTTTGCCTGTCACACTCGAATTGCCAGAGGAAGAGTATGACGTGCGTGTTGTACACGTCTACCAAGAGAATGCGGAGGAAAAGCTGTCAGAATCAGTGTTTGCTGTTGAAACAATTTCTGACTATGAACACGAGACGCTTGAATCACTCGGCATTTTTGAAACGGATATCCTCGTTGTGGCGACAGGAAATGAAGATATGAATGCAGACATTGCATTACTTGCAAAAGATAAAGGCACAGAAAGAGTCATTGCAAGCGTAGGATCACCGGAGCATGAAGCAGCTCTGAAGGAGCAGGGAATCAGCATCTTTTCTATTCTGCTGTCGACAAAAACGCTGCTTCGCGCACTGATTGAAGCGCCTGGCGTCATGAAGCTGCTCACGAACCAAGAGTCTTCGCTGTATCAAATTAATATGGAGAACAGTAAATATGATGGTGTCATTTTACGGGAATTCCCTTTAACAGGTGACGTCATCTTTGTCAGGATCTTCAGAGGTGTGGACAGCATCGTTCCTCATGGGGATACGAGGCTGAAACTTGGAGACCGTTTAATTGTCACCGGATCTCGGGGGTACGTAACGGATCTTAAGAAAACATTGGAAGGATAA